The Populus nigra chromosome 4, ddPopNigr1.1, whole genome shotgun sequence genome contains the following window.
TACTGTAGTCATTGATTAACCAGCGAGAGTCTTAGATCAACTGTTACCCCCAAGATTGATATGGATGTCCATCATGTAACTAGCTCTGGATTATCTTCATCAATCTTTGAGCTTCGGATCCTATCCATCTGGGTGACCAGCAGCTCATGCACTTGAACTTTCAACTGCAGAGAGCACGCATatacaattcaattttttatttatcaggaAGAAAGTTGGAAGCCgatctttttttgttggtgagatggatagaaagcaaataaactagctcttacaaaacaaaacacgATAAACCATTGAGAAACAGTTGGAAGAAATCTAACGACAAAGAGAGATCTTACAATGGCCAAGTTAGGATGCATGAAGAAAAATCTGGAAATGAAAAATTCAGCCAGATCAATTACCAATTTGCACATTTGATAGAGCACGTAACACAGATTGCAAAATGCAGGCGAAGCATGAGTTAAGCAAATGTGAGTTCAAAGCATAACACACATAAATTGTTGGAGATTCATATAACATGACAATTGACTAATAACCCCTGGCTCTccaacacaaacacaaacacaaacacaaaatctggggaaaaaaaatagaaaaggaaaaaaaattcctatAACACCAAAGCCAGGCCAAGCCAATTCAATTTCCAGCCACTATAAATACATAGCACATCTTTACACATCCAACGAAAAAAGTCAAAATTGATTAACAATTACATACCTCATCAAGCCCCTTTCCATCCTTTACCGACACTAGAATTGCTCCTTCAGGTCCCTTTTTTCGATACCTTTCCAGTTCAGGGTTATCAGTGTCGCTATCTTCCATGGTAAAGATCACAGGAGCCTCTTGCAAGATATCACATTTAGAAACAACATCAAGCCAGAGATGATTGCTGAACCTCTGTTTAATTTCTTTGTATATGACAAACTGCAAATCAATTGATCaataacaaaagcaaaattAGCTCATGGGTGAAAAACGTAGTAggatgataaataaatattgaaaaacagtAACTTTTCAGCAAGTGACTCTGACCACCAGCACAGCTATTTGTGTGTGGCCGCAAATCAGTTTGGGCATCTTGCAACACCTAACTGTTGTACTGTGACagtctttttatttcaaaaaagtaataaatCTTAATCTTAAGAAACAAGGAATGACTTGAAACACACAAGAACTCTGACTGAGGCTAAAAACTCACTCCTCACACAAGTAGACATTCGTCTGGaataggggggggggggcgcaATGCTGGTGGTACTACTCATTATATACGGAAGTTTTCAAATCATAGTACTCACTGATCATTAAATGGAATGATTAATAAAACACTACTCAGAAATGATCACATCAGTTAGTGACATAAAGTTGGTAAAAGAGCAAGTATGTTCCGAATTTAGGAGGGCAATGTCCTGAATATAGCTGGCTGCATGGCCAGAAAAAGATACAAATTAAAAGTCTACATCATATCATTTGATACCTGATCAGAAGGTGAGGTTCCACATTCTCCGGTGAGATCATGTACATAAAGAATTGCAGTTGGCAAATGTGAGAGGACAGCAAGTGTCAGTTTCTCCAAATTGTTCCTGTCCTCTGCAGGTTCAATAAATTGTGAAAATACACAAATCAGGCAGATATAGAATGCTAATACAAAAAGCTGAGCCATTATATAACGAGACTGTAATACTGAAACTGTAGCTATAAATAAGCAGGCTACAGAGTGTGTCCCAATCACCATGCGAGATGATTGTGTAGCTTAACACTAGTACGAGAATTATATTCAATGCTTGAACTCCCAAGCAGGAAAAAAGTTATTGCTTTGATATCATACCATCACATCTCTTCAGTAGCCCAGGGGTGTCTGTCACCTGCACTTAATCCAATCCATTAACAAATTGTAAGAAGATGAGTGATTACAtactaaaatctttttacatCTCACAAAAGTAAGAGAATAAAATGATTAACCTGAAAATGCTGGAAATTTAGAGCAATGTGGCCCATTAGAATTCCTCTAGTTGTGAAAGGATAGTTGCAGACCTGACCACAAACAAGGGATGGGAAAAATGCAGAAGAAAAGGATATTATtaacatcaagaaaacaataatcaaTTCGATATAAATTTAACTGACCAGCTTCTACAATAGATGAATACCAGCTTCAGCAACTATAATGGAGCAATGCACACCCCAgccagaaattaaaataataaacacaATCAGAAGATCCAAACTTCTTTTCATGCCATCATTTAACTAGAAGCGTTGAATGGGGGGGGTGTTTAGCTGAAAGTTCATACATTGCTACTTATAATATACATTTGAGCAAATATAGAACCTCAACCAACTAGGGTTATCAACATGAGCAATATTTAATTCATTCATTATATACATCCAGAACCACAAAGAACAAAGTATGATGAAGCTAAAAGACTGGTCCAAACCTCAGGCTTCCCTGTTGAGAGCACACGAACCAAGGATGACTTTCCAACATTAGGAGCTCCAACAAGACAAAGAGTAGGTGTTTCCAGATCAACCACTGGCATAGCCCGCAAAGTCTGCAAACTATATTAATTATCAATACTGACCTATCACATGCTAATTACAACTGTATCTAATTATAGTCAGTGGAGAAATGGAGGTTATTttgcaaataaatatataacctAGTAGCCTAGTAAGATGCATCACCATAAGCACCACTAAGGAAATTCATTCTCTAGCAAAGGCCATCTCTAATATGGTCAAAACAATTACAAATTTCAAATGCTTTTTCCATACTCGAGACAAGGACACATGCATGCATATGAGTGCATGACCATACAATAAATtactaaaaaggagaaatacaTTTCTTTAAAAGGCAGAATACCTTGGCAATGTTCAATAAATCATCAACTGCCTTTCCTTCACATTTAAAAACTTCTTCAAGCTTTTCCAGACCCTGCAGATAACAGGACAGACTGTAAGGTCATATATACTTGTAGGAGGAGTATGCAAAAAAGCAGAATAACAGACCTCATTCAACCGCTCCCCAGCATCTCGTTTTGTTGAAGACTGTCCAAATTCGCACCACCAGTTAGTTACAACTTAATTTCTACAGACAGGTATAGACATAACGAGGATGCACTAATTAGTTTCCCTTC
Protein-coding sequences here:
- the LOC133692537 gene encoding uncharacterized protein LOC133692537 — encoded protein: MSRACCLSQLLQIPSTKILSNTSKFSKGLYVKAGATKYPNLCFYRNVQTVTYAIVDGSYVPTTTQTHQPDKTKENESTKLESVGAFQKLPMVMPSVDILYSALRKAKRVPPTKGIANIAKRERNRGAKQLDALMKELAVPLREYMENFPKKKYLHPYERSLIELTLGDGNYEEVLRKVDALRKKVVGVGKECASLCAKSSTKRDAGERLNEGLEKLEEVFKCEGKAVDDLLNIAKTLRAMPVVDLETPTLCLVGAPNVGKSSLVRVLSTGKPEVCNYPFTTRGILMGHIALNFQHFQVTDTPGLLKRCDEDRNNLEKLTLAVLSHLPTAILYVHDLTGECGTSPSDQFVIYKEIKQRFSNHLWLDVVSKCDILQEAPVIFTMEDSDTDNPELERYRKKGPEGAILVSVKDGKGLDELKVQVHELLVTQMDRIRSSKIDEDNPELVT